One genomic segment of Bacilli bacterium PM5-9 includes these proteins:
- a CDS encoding shikimate dehydrogenase (product_source=KO:K00014; cath_funfam=3.40.50.300,3.40.50.720; cog=COG0169,COG0703; ko=KO:K00014; pfam=PF01202,PF08501; superfamily=51735,52540,53223; tigrfam=TIGR00507), translated as MKKYGLIGKKLDYSYSKIIHDELIKSYDFQAIYQLIETNSINRELLEKYDGLNITIPYKEEVLNYIDKNVDKLPCNTIINRDNQLFAYNTDIYGFDFLVKKLGVLNIEKVVILGSGASSKLIQHYFKDKEVIIISRSSETNNYSNLKKINADLLVNATPVGMNEYISPINEEYLSNFKAVIDLNYNPINSKLAIDCAKHNITFVGGIDMLLVQAIKSFELWHNVIVNRFDAKKIKLKLLAKINQKIAFVGLSLSGKTTLVKKYNGIDLDEAIEKKYNEDIDKMIDDGNFRKRETSVLKDLVNENYQLIACGGGIVLNHENMELLKDYLIVHLQVDIDVLIERFISNPRPLIKSQKQLLMMNEKRKELYQKYADIELNKKEAEEFLDEISNH; from the coding sequence ATGAAAAAATATGGTTTAATAGGAAAAAAATTAGATTATTCATACTCTAAAATTATTCATGATGAACTAATAAAAAGTTATGATTTTCAGGCGATTTATCAGTTAATTGAAACTAACTCAATTAACAGAGAATTACTTGAAAAATATGATGGTCTTAATATAACAATTCCTTACAAAGAAGAAGTTTTAAACTATATTGATAAAAATGTTGATAAATTGCCTTGTAATACTATTATAAATAGAGATAACCAGTTATTTGCTTATAATACAGATATTTATGGCTTTGATTTTCTAGTAAAAAAACTGGGTGTTTTAAACATTGAAAAAGTTGTTATATTGGGAAGCGGTGCAAGTTCAAAGTTAATTCAACATTATTTTAAAGATAAAGAAGTAATTATTATTTCAAGAAGTAGTGAAACAAATAATTATAGTAATTTAAAAAAAATAAATGCTGATTTATTAGTTAATGCTACACCAGTTGGAATGAATGAATATATCAGTCCAATTAACGAGGAGTATTTGTCGAATTTTAAAGCTGTTATTGATTTGAATTACAATCCGATAAATTCAAAACTTGCTATTGATTGTGCAAAACATAATATTACTTTTGTTGGTGGAATAGATATGTTATTAGTCCAAGCAATAAAATCATTTGAATTATGGCATAATGTTATTGTTAATCGTTTTGATGCCAAAAAAATTAAATTGAAATTACTTGCAAAAATTAATCAAAAAATTGCTTTTGTGGGCTTGTCACTTAGTGGAAAAACAACACTTGTAAAAAAATATAATGGAATAGATTTAGATGAAGCAATAGAAAAAAAGTATAATGAAGACATTGATAAAATGATTGATGATGGCAATTTTAGAAAAAGAGAAACAAGTGTTTTAAAAGATTTAGTTAATGAAAATTATCAACTTATTGCTTGTGGTGGTGGGATAGTCTTAAATCATGAAAATATGGAATTACTTAAAGATTATTTAATTGTGCACTTACAAGTTGATATAGATGTTTTAATAGAGCGCTTTATAAGTAATCCAAGACCACTAATTAAAAGCCAAAAGCAATTACTTATGATGAATGAGAAAAGAAAAGAGTTATATCAAAAGTATGCTGATATAGAGTTGAATAAGAAAGAGGCAGAGGAGTTTTTAGATGAAATTAGCAATCATTAA
- a CDS encoding hypothetical protein (product_source=Hypo-rule applied; cath_funfam=3.90.1170.20; superfamily=81343; transmembrane_helix_parts=Inside_1_6,TMhelix_7_29,Outside_30_67,TMhelix_68_87,Inside_88_93) — MGFFQILSYLIIYICLPVTIIATLVYLILLFKQLTVTVKKVDALSTNIEQKMELLEGPIETIVNINNSYLQVISAFSAVATTIGAFAKGKRKK; from the coding sequence ATGGGATTTTTTCAAATATTAAGCTATTTAATAATCTATATTTGTTTACCAGTAACTATTATTGCAACACTTGTTTATCTTATTTTACTATTTAAACAATTAACAGTTACAGTAAAAAAAGTAGATGCACTTTCTACTAATATTGAACAAAAAATGGAATTACTAGAAGGACCAATTGAAACAATTGTAAATATTAATAATAGTTATTTACAAGTAATTAGTGCTTTTTCGGCTGTTGCAACAACTATTGGTGCTTTCGCAAAAGGAAAAAGAAAAAAATAA
- a CDS encoding tyrosyl-tRNA synthetase (product_source=KO:K01866; cath_funfam=1.10.240.10,3.10.290.10,3.40.50.620; cog=COG0162; ko=KO:K01866; pfam=PF00579,PF01479; smart=SM00363; superfamily=52374,55174; tigrfam=TIGR00234): MNIIKELEWRGLIHSITDQEKLEEMAKGQIKVYLGVDPTADSMHIGHLLPVIMLRRFQMYGHIPVPVMGGGTGQIGDPSGRSSERQLLDLETIESNVANIRKQVESILDLECENKPMFLNNNEWGSKISMFEFLRDYGKYFNINYMLAKDTIASRLETGISYTEFSYTIIQALDWLKMYEMYGVTMQIGGSDQWGNITSGLELLRKKHPESVCAGLTMPLITKADGTKFGKTAGGAIWLDPKKTSPYEFYQFFLNSADDDVINYLKVFTFFSQEEIAFMEKELKEKPHERFAQKELARAVTTMVHSKEDYEHALEISKALFSGDIKNLNLADIKDSFKGVSESVINVAEMNIIDFLVETEICKSKREAREFVGNNSITINGDRINDVDFIVKKADAFDEEITIVRRGKKNYFKVIFS, from the coding sequence ATGAATATTATAAAAGAATTAGAATGGCGTGGTCTGATTCATAGTATAACAGACCAGGAAAAATTAGAAGAAATGGCTAAAGGCCAGATTAAAGTTTATTTAGGAGTTGATCCAACTGCAGATTCAATGCATATTGGACATTTATTACCAGTTATTATGTTAAGACGTTTTCAAATGTATGGACATATCCCAGTACCAGTAATGGGTGGTGGAACAGGTCAAATAGGTGATCCAAGTGGACGCTCAAGTGAAAGACAATTACTTGATCTTGAAACAATTGAAAGTAATGTAGCGAATATTAGAAAACAAGTAGAAAGTATTTTAGATTTAGAATGTGAAAATAAACCGATGTTTTTGAATAACAATGAGTGGGGTTCTAAAATATCAATGTTTGAGTTTTTAAGAGATTACGGTAAATATTTCAATATTAACTACATGCTTGCTAAAGATACAATTGCATCTCGTTTAGAAACGGGTATTTCATATACTGAGTTTTCATATACAATTATTCAAGCACTAGATTGGCTGAAAATGTATGAAATGTATGGTGTAACGATGCAAATTGGTGGTTCAGACCAATGGGGTAATATAACATCAGGATTAGAGTTATTAAGAAAAAAACATCCTGAGTCAGTTTGTGCTGGTTTAACAATGCCATTAATTACTAAAGCAGATGGTACTAAATTTGGAAAAACAGCAGGTGGAGCAATTTGGTTAGATCCAAAGAAAACAAGTCCATATGAGTTCTATCAGTTCTTTTTAAATAGTGCAGATGATGATGTTATTAATTATTTAAAAGTATTTACATTCTTTAGCCAAGAAGAGATTGCATTCATGGAAAAAGAACTTAAAGAGAAACCACATGAAAGATTTGCTCAAAAAGAATTAGCAAGAGCTGTTACAACAATGGTTCATTCAAAAGAAGATTACGAGCATGCTTTAGAAATTTCAAAAGCATTGTTCTCTGGAGATATTAAAAACTTAAATCTTGCAGATATCAAAGATTCATTTAAAGGTGTTAGTGAAAGTGTAATTAATGTTGCTGAAATGAATATAATTGATTTTCTAGTAGAAACAGAAATTTGTAAATCAAAAAGAGAAGCAAGAGAGTTTGTTGGTAATAATTCAATCACAATTAATGGTGATCGTATTAATGATGTTGATTTCATTGTAAAAAAAGCTGATGCTTTTGATGAAGAAATCACAATTGTTAGAAGAGGGAAAAAGAATTACTTTAAAGTAATCTTTTCATAA
- a CDS encoding gas vesicle protein (product_source=COG4980; cath_funfam=1.10.1470.10; cog=COG4980; superfamily=58113) has protein sequence MKAKGLALFGLGVFAGLLLAPKKGSEAYDELKEKVNNVYLQTKELDIDSIKDKMYDIKIEVAKMDYDRSKEIVSNQATIIKEKLDKLITDLQENEKIKPAMANAVDATQKAIIDLIDYIDESELVDKTKEQVQKAYDKTSEYASDLKEKTTSIADNVMDKADDTYEKVAKQTEKIVAKKKKKSEA, from the coding sequence ATGAAAGCAAAAGGATTAGCTTTATTTGGATTAGGTGTTTTTGCAGGTTTGCTTTTAGCACCTAAAAAAGGAAGCGAAGCATATGATGAATTAAAAGAAAAAGTAAATAATGTATATTTGCAAACTAAAGAATTAGATATTGATTCAATTAAAGATAAAATGTATGATATCAAAATTGAGGTTGCTAAAATGGATTATGATCGTTCAAAAGAAATCGTATCAAATCAAGCAACAATAATTAAAGAAAAACTTGATAAACTAATTACAGATTTACAAGAAAACGAAAAAATTAAACCAGCAATGGCAAATGCAGTAGATGCAACTCAAAAAGCTATTATTGATTTAATTGATTATATTGATGAAAGTGAATTAGTTGATAAAACAAAGGAACAAGTTCAAAAAGCTTATGACAAAACTAGTGAATATGCTAGTGATTTAAAAGAAAAAACAACAAGTATTGCTGATAATGTAATGGATAAGGCAGATGATACTTATGAAAAAGTAGCAAAACAAACTGAAAAGATTGTTGCTAAGAAAAAGAAAAAAAGTGAGGCTTAA
- a CDS encoding UDP-N-acetylmuramate--alanine ligase (product_source=KO:K01924; cath_funfam=3.40.1190.10,3.40.50.720,3.90.190.20; cog=COG0773; ko=KO:K01924; pfam=PF01225,PF02875,PF08245; superfamily=51984,53244,53623; tigrfam=TIGR01082): MEYFLVGIKGSGMASLAQILLDLNYKVSGSDIEQHIFTQDVLEKRDVPIYSFNAQNIKEGMIIVKGNSFDENHPEIKEAKRLDLKIYTYVEMLQKIIGEYYSICIAGTHGKTTTTGLVETILAGKEKTGFLIGDGNGQLSSDAINFVVESCEYKDNFLNYYPNIALINNIELDHVDYFDSLEQYILSFKKFAQQSKDYVVLNGDDNNCMKIERENNYYYFGLSDNNCFQAKNIVYDENGVEFDLYSSYFTGEKEFCYRFKLKLYGAHMLMNALAAITIYSLKNIDSDFEYMEKALNSFEGVSRRFEIKEEKTNVFVDDYAHHPTAIKLMIDTVKQKYPNKKVIAFFKPDRYSRIYEFGKEIAQALSKADEVYLFEFPSTSAKEVGIDIDMNYVLQYLDKGKIIEENQESINHFKGYQDSIFLLMSSKNVYDFEEKLIKSI; this comes from the coding sequence ATGGAATATTTTTTAGTAGGAATAAAAGGTAGTGGTATGGCAAGCTTAGCTCAAATATTACTGGATTTAAATTATAAAGTAAGTGGTAGTGATATTGAACAACATATTTTTACTCAAGATGTTCTTGAAAAAAGAGATGTTCCAATTTATTCTTTTAATGCACAGAATATTAAAGAAGGAATGATTATTGTTAAAGGTAACTCTTTTGATGAAAATCATCCTGAAATAAAAGAGGCTAAAAGACTTGATTTAAAAATATATACTTATGTCGAAATGCTACAAAAAATAATTGGTGAATATTATTCAATTTGTATTGCTGGAACACATGGTAAAACCACTACGACAGGATTAGTTGAAACAATATTAGCTGGTAAAGAAAAAACTGGATTTTTAATTGGTGATGGTAATGGACAACTTAGTAGTGATGCAATTAACTTTGTTGTTGAATCATGTGAGTATAAAGACAATTTTTTAAATTACTATCCAAATATTGCTTTAATTAACAATATTGAATTAGATCATGTTGACTACTTTGATTCTTTAGAACAATACATTTTATCATTTAAAAAGTTCGCACAGCAATCAAAAGATTATGTGGTTTTAAATGGTGATGATAATAATTGTATGAAGATAGAAAGGGAGAACAACTACTATTATTTTGGCTTGTCTGATAATAACTGTTTTCAAGCAAAAAATATTGTTTATGATGAAAATGGTGTTGAATTTGATTTATATAGTTCATATTTTACTGGTGAAAAAGAATTCTGTTATCGCTTTAAGCTAAAGTTATATGGTGCACATATGTTAATGAATGCTTTAGCAGCTATAACAATTTATTCTTTAAAAAATATTGATAGTGATTTTGAGTATATGGAAAAAGCGTTAAATTCATTTGAAGGTGTTTCCAGAAGATTTGAAATAAAAGAAGAAAAAACTAATGTCTTTGTTGATGATTATGCACATCATCCAACAGCGATTAAATTAATGATAGATACAGTTAAACAAAAATATCCAAATAAGAAAGTAATTGCTTTTTTTAAACCAGACCGATATTCTCGAATTTATGAGTTTGGTAAAGAAATAGCACAAGCTCTTTCAAAAGCTGATGAAGTATATTTGTTTGAGTTTCCAAGCACATCAGCCAAAGAGGTTGGAATTGATATTGATATGAATTATGTTTTACAGTATTTAGATAAAGGAAAAATAATTGAGGAAAATCAAGAAAGTATTAATCATTTTAAAGGATATCAAGACAGTATATTTTTATTAATGTCTAGTAAAAATGTTTATGATTTTGAGGAAAAATTAATAAAAAGTATTTAA
- a CDS encoding L-cysteine desulfidase (product_source=COG3681; cog=COG3681; pfam=PF03313) — MFKQENYQKYLDILSEELVPALGCTEPISVAYGAALARKHLGSFPTEIVIKSSGNILKNAKSVVVPNTGGLKGMQASLLAGAVGGDSDLELEVLSKITPEQIKEINDLMNTGLVKVEKLVTPITLHTITYVTDGTKEVEVEIQHMHTNVSRITVDGEDIFSNEVSAEEFAGSMTDRSILSIDQILDFVEVAKLDDYKDLLELQIKNNMAIAKEGLENDYGINVGSTLIKYGDNSLEAKVKGTTAAGSDARMNGSTMPVVTNSGSGNQGMTCSIPVIVYAQEKGYSHEKMMKALLLSNLVTIHIKTDLTRLSCYCGAIVAASGAAAGISYLEDLSGDQIKMAITNVLGNVSGVVCDGAKESCPSKMASAIDAAFQGVYLARDNEVFTHGCGFVEGDIEATIKNVGELGRVGMAGTQEVVFDIMTRIEN, encoded by the coding sequence ATGTTTAAACAAGAAAATTATCAAAAGTATTTGGACATCTTATCAGAGGAACTTGTGCCAGCATTAGGATGTACCGAGCCAATTTCAGTAGCTTATGGTGCAGCACTTGCCAGAAAGCATTTAGGATCATTTCCAACAGAAATAGTAATTAAATCAAGTGGTAATATCCTTAAAAACGCTAAATCAGTTGTAGTACCAAATACAGGTGGTTTAAAAGGAATGCAAGCTAGTTTATTAGCTGGTGCAGTAGGTGGGGATTCAGATTTAGAATTAGAAGTACTTTCAAAAATTACACCAGAGCAAATTAAAGAAATTAATGATTTAATGAATACTGGATTAGTTAAAGTTGAAAAATTAGTTACACCAATTACATTACATACAATTACTTATGTAACTGATGGAACTAAAGAAGTTGAAGTTGAAATTCAACATATGCATACTAATGTATCAAGAATTACAGTTGATGGTGAAGATATTTTCTCAAATGAAGTTTCAGCTGAAGAGTTTGCAGGTTCAATGACTGATCGTTCAATTTTATCAATTGACCAAATTTTAGATTTTGTTGAAGTTGCTAAACTAGATGACTATAAAGACTTATTAGAATTACAAATCAAAAATAATATGGCTATTGCAAAAGAAGGTTTAGAAAATGATTATGGTATTAATGTTGGAAGCACATTAATAAAATATGGTGATAATTCTCTTGAAGCAAAAGTTAAAGGAACAACAGCAGCTGGAAGTGATGCTAGAATGAATGGATCAACAATGCCAGTTGTAACAAACTCTGGAAGTGGTAATCAAGGAATGACTTGTAGTATTCCAGTAATTGTATATGCGCAAGAAAAAGGATATTCTCATGAAAAAATGATGAAAGCATTACTATTATCAAATTTAGTAACAATTCATATTAAAACTGATTTAACAAGATTATCATGCTATTGCGGTGCAATCGTTGCAGCAAGTGGTGCAGCAGCAGGAATTTCTTATCTTGAAGATTTATCAGGAGATCAAATTAAAATGGCAATCACAAATGTTTTAGGAAATGTTTCTGGAGTTGTATGTGATGGTGCTAAAGAATCTTGTCCATCAAAAATGGCTTCGGCAATTGATGCAGCATTCCAAGGAGTATACTTAGCAAGAGATAATGAAGTATTTACTCATGGATGTGGATTTGTTGAAGGAGATATTGAAGCAACAATTAAAAACGTTGGTGAATTAGGACGTGTTGGTATGGCAGGTACTCAAGAAGTAGTATTTGACATTATGACAAGAATTGAAAATTAA
- a CDS encoding LacI family transcriptional regulator (product_source=KO:K02529; cath_funfam=1.10.260.40,3.40.50.2300; cog=COG1609; ko=KO:K02529; pfam=PF00356,PF13377; smart=SM00354; superfamily=47413,53822) — MNKKVTIYDVASEAKVSLATVSRVINNSQSVKPATRERVLKAIDDLNFVPNAVAQGLALNKSYNIALIVPEASFSFISTIINGVVDVTHIYNYNVVLYSTNFGQFEVDKIIDKVIKNRLDGVIILNSELTTKALDQLSRYNIPVTVVGTPLQGKLRTSVYVDYEEATYNVVMKYLKDGKDKIVFLDGDYNRFIVEEMLIGIKKAYKENNLEFKGHLQIGDSYLTSYNEIKKYLENNDVDLCLGARDSLAIAALNAALDLNKNIPNDLEIIGFNNTKYSRMARPALSTVHVPLYELGAIAARHMTKMLNKEIVENSNHKLETYLVERLTTK, encoded by the coding sequence TTGAATAAAAAAGTAACGATTTATGATGTAGCTAGTGAAGCAAAAGTTTCATTAGCTACTGTTAGTCGTGTTATTAATAATAGTCAATCAGTTAAACCAGCAACCAGAGAACGTGTTTTAAAAGCAATAGATGATTTAAACTTTGTTCCAAATGCGGTTGCTCAAGGATTGGCTTTAAATAAGTCGTATAATATTGCTTTAATAGTTCCAGAAGCAAGTTTTTCATTCATTTCAACGATAATTAATGGAGTTGTTGATGTAACTCATATTTATAATTATAATGTAGTTTTATATAGCACAAATTTTGGACAGTTTGAAGTGGATAAAATAATTGATAAAGTAATAAAAAATCGTTTAGATGGAGTTATTATTTTAAATAGTGAGTTAACAACTAAAGCTTTGGATCAACTATCAAGGTACAACATACCGGTTACAGTAGTTGGTACACCTTTGCAAGGAAAGCTAAGAACAAGTGTTTATGTTGATTATGAAGAAGCTACATATAATGTTGTTATGAAATATTTAAAAGATGGTAAAGATAAAATTGTCTTTTTAGATGGCGATTATAATCGTTTTATTGTTGAAGAAATGTTAATTGGAATTAAAAAAGCATATAAGGAAAATAATCTTGAATTTAAAGGGCACTTACAAATAGGTGACTCTTATTTGACATCGTATAATGAAATAAAAAAATATTTAGAAAATAACGATGTTGATTTATGTTTAGGTGCACGTGATAGTTTAGCAATCGCTGCTTTAAATGCGGCTTTAGATTTAAATAAAAATATTCCAAATGATTTAGAAATAATTGGATTTAATAATACAAAATATAGTAGAATGGCTCGTCCAGCTTTATCAACAGTGCATGTGCCATTGTATGAATTAGGAGCAATTGCAGCTAGACATATGACAAAAATGTTAAATAAAGAAATAGTAGAAAATTCTAATCATAAATTAGAAACATATCTTGTTGAAAGATTGACAACAAAGTAA